One genomic region from Fictibacillus marinisediminis encodes:
- a CDS encoding ATPase, with protein MKTNRDVTLLELGSDEYIVMAADNSGAIGNLPLDTVHVPYSIVAAFGARVCVMEVMAAGAVPFSFLIHSFNGKEAWTELVRGAEQTIAELDLKSVEITGSTESNMKMLQSASSFTMIGKANQAALRLNFTPPHAKYAVIGVPLVGEEVISRHEDVLPLSLFQKLLHTEGVYEILPVGSKGITHELEILTRSSRTFTCSLPMEHSAGPSTCALISYEPEYSASIQKLCGRHFYELTEAGL; from the coding sequence ATGAAAACAAATCGTGATGTAACGTTATTGGAGTTGGGTTCAGATGAATACATTGTGATGGCAGCCGATAATTCAGGAGCGATTGGAAACCTTCCTTTGGATACAGTGCACGTTCCTTATTCTATCGTAGCGGCTTTCGGTGCCCGAGTCTGTGTTATGGAAGTGATGGCGGCTGGAGCAGTGCCGTTTTCCTTTCTCATTCATTCTTTCAATGGGAAAGAAGCATGGACGGAGCTTGTAAGGGGTGCGGAACAGACGATTGCTGAGCTGGATTTAAAAAGTGTAGAGATTACAGGAAGTACGGAAAGCAACATGAAGATGCTGCAGTCTGCTTCTTCTTTTACGATGATTGGCAAAGCAAATCAAGCGGCACTTCGGCTGAACTTTACTCCGCCACATGCAAAATATGCTGTGATCGGCGTGCCATTGGTTGGAGAAGAAGTGATTTCCCGCCATGAGGACGTTCTTCCGCTTTCCCTTTTTCAAAAACTTTTACATACGGAAGGGGTTTATGAAATCCTTCCCGTCGGCTCGAAAGGCATCACACATGAGCTCGAGATCTTAACCAGGAGTTCAAGAACGTTTACATGCAGCCTGCCGATGGAACATTCAGCAGGCCCTTCAACATGTGCGCTGATCAGTTATGAGCCTGAGTATTCTGCCAGCATCCAAAAGCTTTGCGGGAGGCATTTCTACGAGCTTACAGAAGCCGGATTGTAA
- a CDS encoding ECF transporter S component, protein MLNKKFTIFIAFLSLSVAGSFIKIPALVGSVAFDSMPALAAGALMSPLAGMAVGCIGHLMSAGLSGFPLGPLHLLIAVQMGLLSFSFGILYRRNFKMAAILVFIAGNGIAAPLCFWPVLGKAAVLAFIPGLVVAAVLNGVAAQLLIPRLRPVFDRSNVRINHENKS, encoded by the coding sequence ATGCTGAATAAAAAATTCACCATATTTATCGCTTTCCTCTCCTTGTCTGTGGCTGGTTCTTTTATTAAGATTCCAGCCCTTGTCGGGAGTGTGGCCTTTGATTCCATGCCGGCACTGGCCGCCGGAGCACTGATGTCTCCTCTAGCAGGAATGGCTGTTGGCTGTATAGGGCATCTCATGTCTGCCGGCCTATCTGGTTTTCCGCTGGGGCCGCTTCATCTTCTCATCGCTGTTCAGATGGGGCTGCTAAGCTTTAGTTTTGGAATCCTCTATCGGCGGAATTTCAAGATGGCAGCGATCCTGGTCTTTATTGCAGGAAACGGCATAGCGGCACCGCTTTGTTTTTGGCCGGTACTCGGAAAAGCTGCGGTACTTGCTTTTATCCCTGGATTAGTTGTGGCAGCAGTGCTCAACGGGGTGGCAGCTCAGCTGCTCATTCCAAGGCTGAGGCCTGTCTTTGACCGATCAAACGTAAGGATAAATCATGAAAACAAATCGTGA
- a CDS encoding cob(I)yrinic acid a,c-diamide adenosyltransferase: protein MKLYTRTGDEGKTSVIGGRLDKNHIRVKAYGTLDELNSFVGLAVTKLQDAKFDDIRNELVKIQHELFDCGGDLSSVKKDYPYKANADMITFLEERIDEYIKEAPDLERFILPGGSEASAAIHVCRTVARRGEREIVELKQDNEINPVVLKYVNRLSDYFFAIARVINFRAGVNDVEYERSAIVFRGGKRKADAE from the coding sequence ATGAAGCTATACACGCGTACAGGAGATGAAGGGAAGACTAGTGTGATTGGAGGAAGGCTTGATAAGAATCATATCAGGGTGAAAGCCTACGGTACACTGGATGAATTGAACAGTTTTGTCGGCCTGGCGGTTACCAAGCTGCAGGACGCCAAGTTCGATGACATCCGCAATGAACTGGTAAAGATTCAGCATGAGCTTTTTGACTGCGGCGGAGATCTGTCTTCAGTGAAAAAGGACTATCCTTATAAAGCGAACGCGGATATGATCACGTTCTTGGAAGAGCGGATCGACGAGTACATTAAAGAAGCGCCGGACCTGGAGCGTTTTATTCTGCCGGGCGGTTCTGAAGCGTCGGCTGCTATTCATGTTTGCCGTACGGTAGCAAGGCGCGGGGAGCGTGAAATCGTTGAACTGAAGCAGGATAATGAGATCAACCCGGTTGTTTTAAAGTACGTGAACAGACTATCTGATTACTTTTTCGCCATCGCCCGTGTCATCAATTTCCGTGCCGGTGTCAACGATGTGGAATACGAGCGGAGTGCCATTGTTTTCCGCGGAGGAAAACGCAAAGCTGATGCTGAATAA
- a CDS encoding bifunctional adenosylcobinamide kinase/adenosylcobinamide-phosphate guanylyltransferase — translation MHFVTGGAFHGKAKWVQQHYSASRIDEGWFNSYEKAGWETGDFTTSLVVLEGLEQLVKKVVEKNESGGRTALQKKLQTWLAWEASEPGRCLVLIGTDIGKGIVPMEKENRLWRDVTGWFYQDVVMAAERVDVIWYGLPQTLK, via the coding sequence ATGCACTTTGTTACAGGAGGCGCCTTTCACGGCAAAGCCAAATGGGTGCAGCAGCACTATTCTGCCTCAAGGATAGATGAAGGCTGGTTCAATAGCTATGAGAAAGCTGGCTGGGAAACGGGTGATTTTACAACTTCACTCGTCGTTCTTGAAGGATTGGAGCAGCTTGTGAAGAAGGTTGTAGAGAAGAACGAAAGCGGCGGAAGAACAGCTCTGCAAAAGAAGCTTCAGACCTGGCTCGCTTGGGAGGCTTCTGAACCCGGTCGCTGTCTTGTTCTGATCGGAACAGACATCGGTAAAGGAATTGTGCCGATGGAAAAGGAAAATAGATTATGGCGCGATGTGACCGGCTGGTTTTATCAGGATGTAGTCATGGCCGCCGAGAGAGTCGATGTTATCTGGTATGGGCTGCCACAGACTTTAAAATAG
- a CDS encoding histidine phosphatase family protein — MAMVRRLAVTLLRHGLTEENKQKKYIGYCDPPLCKEGRIELNKLHRNEGYPEPGAILASDRMRCIETAEILFPESKLQISPAFREMHFGEWERKTYGDLCGIQRYRDWIDDPIGVCPPGGESYQDFENRVRGAWHREIWPSAEENGHVIVVTHGGPIRYLLSEFAPERREMWAWPVSHGKGYTLYWNETKGRLKKRCTLLQEAPFTAKPNGCSSTILPQG; from the coding sequence ATGGCTATGGTTCGGAGGCTGGCTGTTACTCTCCTTCGCCACGGTCTGACGGAGGAAAATAAACAAAAGAAATATATCGGGTATTGTGATCCCCCCTTATGTAAAGAGGGGCGGATTGAGCTAAACAAATTACATAGAAATGAAGGGTATCCCGAGCCGGGTGCTATCCTTGCAAGTGATAGAATGCGATGTATAGAGACCGCTGAGATTCTTTTCCCGGAGAGTAAGCTGCAGATCAGTCCGGCATTTCGCGAGATGCATTTTGGGGAATGGGAAAGAAAAACGTACGGCGATCTTTGCGGAATTCAACGTTACAGGGACTGGATTGATGATCCTATTGGAGTCTGTCCTCCTGGAGGAGAGAGCTATCAAGACTTTGAAAATCGTGTTCGCGGTGCCTGGCACCGTGAGATTTGGCCGTCGGCGGAAGAGAACGGGCATGTAATCGTTGTTACTCATGGAGGCCCAATCCGTTATTTATTGTCAGAGTTTGCTCCGGAACGAAGAGAAATGTGGGCATGGCCGGTCTCACATGGCAAAGGATACACCCTTTACTGGAATGAGACCAAAGGGAGGTTGAAAAAACGATGCACTTTGTTACAGGAGGCGCCTTTCACGGCAAAGCCAAATGGGTGCAGCAGCACTATTCTGCCTCAAGGATAG
- the cobS gene encoding adenosylcobinamide-GDP ribazoletransferase, with the protein MKNNAPPVRFNALYGFGLALQFLTALPIRTAFPWTKETSRWSVYWYPGAGLLLGGLASVQAHFLAQQNVIPVSMTSFYLFCFSIVLTGGLHLDGWMDCSDAYFSYGDKEKRLQIMKDPRTGAFGVLSVLFLLSWRFLFIYETVKMVPQHVWLLFLLIPFFARIGMGSLLVSAPLAREEGMAFAMKQNISGKAFAVYAIYLLLAGIGACLTGAILLFMSLFLLGLAVFFLSKTFFLRQFGGITGDTLGALSEGMETWLWFGGWLLLSFATV; encoded by the coding sequence ATGAAAAACAATGCACCTCCTGTCCGGTTTAATGCCTTATACGGTTTTGGCCTGGCTCTTCAGTTCTTAACCGCATTGCCGATCCGCACTGCGTTTCCATGGACAAAAGAAACGAGCAGGTGGAGTGTGTATTGGTATCCAGGTGCCGGACTGCTTCTCGGAGGATTGGCTTCTGTTCAGGCTCATTTCCTGGCGCAGCAAAACGTTATCCCGGTGTCGATGACGAGCTTTTATCTGTTCTGCTTCTCGATCGTTTTGACAGGCGGCTTGCATCTCGACGGGTGGATGGATTGCAGTGATGCCTACTTCTCATACGGCGATAAAGAAAAAAGGCTGCAGATCATGAAGGATCCCAGGACTGGAGCATTCGGTGTATTGTCTGTCCTTTTTCTATTGAGCTGGCGGTTTCTTTTTATCTATGAAACAGTGAAAATGGTTCCGCAGCACGTTTGGCTGCTGTTTCTGCTCATTCCTTTCTTCGCCCGAATCGGTATGGGCAGCCTGCTGGTTTCAGCTCCTCTTGCCAGAGAGGAAGGTATGGCTTTTGCCATGAAGCAGAACATTTCAGGCAAAGCCTTTGCTGTTTATGCGATCTATCTCCTGCTGGCAGGGATTGGAGCATGCCTTACAGGAGCGATTCTTCTGTTTATGAGCTTGTTCCTTTTAGGCTTAGCTGTATTTTTCTTAAGTAAAACGTTCTTTCTCCGCCAGTTTGGAGGGATTACGGGAGACACACTAGGCGCACTTTCGGAAGGGATGGAAACATGGCTATGGTTCGGAGGCTGGCTGTTACTCTCCTTCGCCACGGTCTGA
- a CDS encoding bifunctional adenosylcobinamide kinase/adenosylcobinamide-phosphate guanylyltransferase has translation MMIFITGGVRSGKSSFAEMSAVYHGKNEKPLHYIATNEHQDGEMSERIARHQADRLNSGYSWRTWEQPRNIHELVNEYGKKDVILLDCLTNLVSNELFDGWKENNNQWENEMFRSEVFRKIMDGLRMIKKSSAALIVVSNEVFQDLPSIDEGTFYFMKMMGELHQQIVSEAHWVYQVELGMPILRKGYDADEKQCTSCPV, from the coding sequence ATGATGATCTTTATTACCGGAGGTGTCAGGAGCGGGAAAAGCTCATTTGCCGAAATGTCCGCCGTTTATCATGGAAAAAATGAGAAACCGCTTCACTATATTGCAACGAACGAACATCAGGATGGGGAGATGAGTGAGCGGATCGCCAGGCACCAGGCGGATCGTCTGAACAGCGGGTATAGCTGGAGGACGTGGGAACAGCCAAGAAACATTCATGAATTGGTAAATGAATATGGAAAAAAGGATGTCATTCTCTTGGACTGCTTGACCAATCTTGTCAGCAATGAGCTGTTTGACGGCTGGAAAGAAAACAACAACCAGTGGGAAAACGAAATGTTCCGATCAGAAGTATTCCGCAAGATCATGGATGGATTAAGAATGATTAAAAAAAGCAGCGCCGCACTCATCGTCGTATCAAACGAAGTGTTCCAGGACTTGCCCTCTATTGATGAAGGGACCTTCTATTTTATGAAGATGATGGGGGAGCTTCATCAGCAGATTGTCTCTGAAGCGCATTGGGTGTACCAGGTGGAACTGGGCATGCCCATTTTGAGGAAGGGGTATGATGCAGATGAAAAACAATGCACCTCCTGTCCGGTTTAA
- the cobD gene encoding threonine-phosphate decarboxylase CobD, which translates to MLLPNHGANPQLLANSLKISLDENSIDFSVNVNPYPARRRMKDMWFSLYEDILQYPDPSAEPFVQFVSEKEGLNADQILAGNGAAELIFLIAQAYRGTNVLIAAPAFSEYEDACKVNDCNVDFYVTRKEKGWQPDLQELNEKLHGKKLCFLCNPNNPTGTALDLNNLEAIVALCECHHVTLVVDEAFVHFLEKPVSAVHLMKKYSNLILLRSLTKMFHLPGLRLGYAMSSKEQIGKLEKFQPPWSVNGPAQKLGILCLEQEEFADEIAMKTAVERERIFPILDKLGFETSPSTVNFYLLRESGEEKIQLALIKYLMIKGMIVRHTFNFRGLDGHYIRLAIRTPEENDRLLAALEGWKAR; encoded by the coding sequence TTGTTGCTGCCCAATCATGGCGCTAATCCGCAGCTACTGGCCAATTCCTTGAAGATCAGCCTGGATGAAAACAGCATTGATTTTAGTGTGAATGTAAATCCGTATCCTGCACGAAGAAGAATGAAGGATATGTGGTTCAGCCTTTATGAAGATATTCTGCAGTATCCTGATCCCTCGGCTGAGCCGTTCGTTCAATTCGTTTCTGAAAAAGAAGGGCTGAATGCAGACCAGATTCTCGCAGGGAATGGGGCTGCTGAACTGATTTTTCTCATTGCTCAAGCCTATCGGGGCACGAACGTACTGATTGCAGCACCTGCTTTCTCAGAATACGAGGATGCGTGTAAGGTGAACGATTGTAATGTGGACTTCTATGTAACCCGAAAAGAGAAAGGCTGGCAGCCGGATCTCCAAGAGCTGAATGAAAAACTCCACGGGAAAAAGCTTTGTTTCCTTTGCAACCCGAATAATCCGACAGGAACAGCATTGGATTTGAACAATTTGGAAGCTATCGTTGCTTTGTGCGAATGCCACCATGTTACACTCGTCGTGGATGAAGCGTTTGTTCACTTTTTAGAAAAGCCCGTATCCGCCGTTCACTTGATGAAAAAGTATTCCAACCTGATCCTCCTGCGGTCATTGACGAAGATGTTTCACTTGCCGGGACTTCGTTTAGGGTATGCCATGTCATCCAAAGAACAGATCGGAAAATTAGAGAAATTTCAGCCTCCCTGGAGTGTGAACGGTCCTGCCCAAAAGCTTGGTATACTCTGTCTGGAACAAGAAGAATTTGCAGATGAAATTGCGATGAAAACAGCAGTTGAGCGAGAGCGGATTTTTCCGATCCTCGACAAGCTTGGATTTGAAACCTCTCCTTCCACCGTTAACTTTTACTTGTTAAGGGAGAGTGGAGAAGAAAAGATTCAGCTTGCTCTCATTAAATATTTAATGATAAAAGGGATGATCGTCAGGCATACGTTTAATTTTAGAGGGCTGGATGGCCATTATATCCGCCTCGCCATTCGAACTCCAGAGGAGAATGACCGCTTATTGGCTGCACTTGAAGGGTGGAAAGCGAGATGA
- the cbiB gene encoding adenosylcobinamide-phosphate synthase CbiB produces the protein MIIALHLLSIILALIIDQLIGDPRWLPHPVRGFGKMISLMDQALNRGGWKKLKGLIMLFILLSITIVLTFIIVRYAYSIHLVLGIFIESVLISTTIAARGLKEAGLSVYAPLLRGDLEEARKKLSWIVGRDTEHLPHSEIVRGTVETVAENTSDGVTAPLFFAFIGGAPLALLYRAVNTCDSMVGYKNERYKEFGWASARLDDLLNYVPARLTALLMAAGGLGKKRFTLSWLKEQARNHPSPNSGWGEAAVAGILGIRLGGTNYYKGQVSYRPFIGRQTYSLKAIHIERTIAIMERAVMWFTIILIAAGGMYIVAAQSWR, from the coding sequence ATGATCATTGCTCTTCATTTATTATCCATTATACTCGCTTTGATCATCGACCAGCTCATCGGAGACCCTCGCTGGCTGCCGCATCCGGTAAGAGGGTTTGGCAAAATGATTTCTCTTATGGACCAGGCACTGAACCGCGGGGGCTGGAAAAAGCTGAAGGGTTTGATCATGCTTTTTATTCTTCTTTCTATTACAATAGTGCTAACTTTTATCATCGTACGGTATGCTTATTCCATCCACCTTGTGTTAGGGATATTCATAGAATCTGTGCTCATCTCAACGACCATTGCAGCTAGAGGGCTTAAAGAAGCAGGATTATCTGTCTACGCCCCCCTTCTTCGCGGTGATCTGGAGGAGGCTCGAAAAAAATTAAGCTGGATAGTCGGAAGAGATACAGAACATCTGCCGCATTCTGAGATTGTAAGAGGGACAGTGGAGACAGTTGCCGAAAATACGAGCGACGGGGTAACCGCACCTCTTTTCTTTGCTTTTATTGGAGGAGCACCGCTTGCCTTGCTGTACCGGGCAGTGAATACGTGTGATTCCATGGTAGGCTACAAGAATGAGAGATATAAAGAGTTTGGCTGGGCATCTGCCCGGCTTGATGATCTATTAAATTACGTGCCAGCCCGGCTAACTGCGCTTCTTATGGCTGCAGGAGGGCTGGGGAAAAAACGGTTTACCTTATCGTGGCTGAAGGAACAGGCAAGGAACCATCCGAGCCCGAACAGCGGATGGGGTGAAGCGGCAGTCGCGGGAATTCTCGGCATACGGCTTGGAGGCACGAATTATTATAAAGGCCAGGTCTCCTATCGCCCGTTCATCGGCCGTCAGACCTACAGCCTGAAAGCTATACATATAGAAAGAACAATAGCCATCATGGAGCGTGCTGTCATGTGGTTTACGATCATTTTGATCGCAGCGGGAGGGATGTATATTGTTGCTGCCCAATCATGGCGCTAA
- a CDS encoding heme ABC transporter ATP-binding protein, whose protein sequence is MIQIQQLTGGYDGKPVVKDLSFSIERGKITGIIGPNGSGKTTLMKMMNGMLSPQSGEVLIKGKPISSYSAKELAKIIAVLPQHAESSFDFTVHEVVALGRYPFYKGLLKQSTQKDEEMVQRSMEFTGVQHFAEKSIQSLSGGERQRVLLAKALAQEPEILLLDEPTNHLDLSYQMKLMDLLKDWVQGCQLTVVAILHDLNIASLYCDQVLLLDDGKEKAVGKPGDIMDSILLEGVYDTKLSRQEHPQKPKPLIALVPSEREEQKKIEDIELQTTSEAMVFRSPYFLKTMSSALIGGGFCWANTFVNRHVDKNYNYDDAHSEYEAYLHSLPVNPNETIGMMTAARLEDAGMVSIEKEGIKILAAATAGTSNAVDAAQSWQRKDDTVAIGTINIWLFIEGELTDEAFVQAMMTAIEAKSSALRDYGIKDPITGTIATGTSTDSLCIASTQEGERMRYAGTITPIGKAIGHTVYQTVGKAIENYRKRMAQT, encoded by the coding sequence ATGATCCAGATCCAGCAGCTTACTGGAGGATATGACGGAAAGCCCGTCGTAAAAGATCTTTCTTTTTCCATTGAAAGAGGAAAAATAACCGGCATCATCGGACCAAATGGGAGCGGGAAGACCACTCTCATGAAAATGATGAACGGAATGCTTTCCCCGCAATCCGGTGAGGTTCTTATAAAAGGAAAGCCAATCAGCAGCTACTCTGCAAAAGAATTGGCAAAAATTATTGCCGTTCTTCCTCAGCATGCGGAAAGCTCGTTTGATTTTACCGTCCACGAAGTGGTGGCGCTCGGCCGGTATCCCTTTTACAAAGGATTGCTGAAACAATCAACGCAGAAGGATGAAGAGATGGTCCAGCGATCCATGGAGTTTACAGGCGTCCAGCATTTTGCGGAGAAAAGCATTCAATCCCTAAGCGGCGGGGAACGGCAGCGGGTTCTTTTAGCTAAGGCGCTTGCGCAGGAACCGGAGATTCTGCTGCTCGATGAACCGACAAACCATCTTGATCTTTCCTATCAAATGAAACTCATGGACTTGCTCAAAGATTGGGTGCAGGGCTGCCAGTTGACGGTAGTTGCCATATTGCATGATTTGAATATTGCCAGTCTGTACTGTGACCAGGTTCTTCTTCTCGATGACGGAAAGGAGAAGGCGGTCGGAAAGCCTGGTGACATTATGGACAGCATCCTGCTGGAAGGTGTTTATGATACGAAGCTGAGCAGGCAGGAGCATCCGCAGAAGCCGAAGCCCCTGATCGCACTGGTGCCAAGTGAACGTGAGGAACAAAAGAAAATAGAAGATATTGAGCTTCAAACCACAAGTGAAGCGATGGTGTTCCGAAGCCCCTATTTTTTAAAAACGATGTCTTCTGCCCTGATCGGCGGAGGGTTCTGCTGGGCGAATACGTTTGTTAACCGACATGTGGATAAAAACTACAATTATGACGATGCACATTCTGAATATGAAGCGTATCTGCACTCCCTTCCTGTCAATCCGAACGAGACCATTGGAATGATGACAGCAGCACGGCTTGAGGATGCAGGTATGGTATCAATAGAAAAAGAAGGAATCAAGATCCTTGCTGCAGCAACAGCAGGAACATCCAATGCGGTAGATGCTGCACAATCGTGGCAGCGGAAGGATGATACTGTGGCGATCGGTACGATTAACATCTGGCTCTTTATTGAGGGAGAGCTAACCGATGAGGCATTTGTTCAGGCGATGATGACAGCGATAGAAGCAAAGTCGAGCGCTCTCAGAGACTATGGAATTAAAGATCCTATTACTGGAACGATTGCTACAGGCACTTCGACTGACAGCCTTTGCATCGCATCGACCCAGGAAGGAGAAAGAATGAGGTACGCCGGTACGATTACACCGATTGGAAAAGCGATTGGCCATACGGTCTATCAGACGGTGGGAAAAGCGATCGAAAACTATAGAAAGAGAATGGCACAAACATGA
- a CDS encoding FecCD family ABC transporter permease: MQKPSIRKYTKSKIIISYTAVLLLLGLAVALGISVGSIPIPLFHVVQILGAKLFHYPVPASIDSSIVNIVMEIRFPRVVLAMLVGCSLALAGTAFQGLLKNPLADPYTLGVSSGSALGAVAVLFFGIQLPILGSFTLPVVSIITGFLTLVGVIYFARLVQRSLSVETIILAGILSSSFIGAVTSLLIALTGDELRQIIGWLLGSVSMRGWPYVQLIAPFLAAGLLILLASARELNALSFGQQDAKTIGVDVKKHTSLVLFGASLLTGSAVAVSGTIGFVGLVIPHMARMIWGVDHRHLLPLSTLLGGVFLVLVDLIARTIIAPTELPIGVLTAIIGSPIFALIFIRYRRKKVTT; this comes from the coding sequence TTGCAAAAGCCATCTATCCGGAAGTATACAAAAAGTAAAATTATCATTTCATATACAGCAGTGCTTCTGCTGTTGGGCTTAGCTGTTGCCTTGGGGATATCGGTAGGTTCTATACCTATCCCCCTTTTTCATGTAGTGCAGATTTTAGGAGCGAAGCTTTTCCACTATCCCGTACCAGCATCCATTGATTCTTCGATCGTTAATATCGTCATGGAAATCCGCTTTCCACGAGTCGTGCTCGCTATGCTTGTCGGCTGCTCTTTGGCGCTGGCGGGAACGGCATTTCAGGGGCTGCTGAAAAATCCTCTGGCCGATCCTTATACGCTGGGTGTTTCATCCGGTTCTGCTTTGGGCGCTGTGGCTGTGCTGTTCTTTGGCATTCAGCTGCCTATACTGGGGAGTTTTACACTTCCGGTGGTTAGCATCATTACCGGCTTTCTTACCCTTGTTGGGGTTATCTATTTTGCTCGCCTTGTGCAGCGCAGCCTGTCTGTTGAGACGATTATTTTGGCAGGGATTTTAAGCAGCTCGTTTATAGGTGCTGTAACGTCTCTTTTAATCGCTCTGACTGGTGATGAATTAAGACAGATTATCGGCTGGCTGCTCGGCAGCGTATCCATGAGAGGATGGCCGTATGTTCAGCTCATCGCTCCGTTTTTGGCCGCAGGGCTTTTGATTCTTCTGGCAAGTGCTCGTGAATTAAATGCGCTTTCCTTTGGCCAGCAGGATGCAAAAACCATTGGTGTTGACGTGAAAAAACATACGTCACTCGTACTGTTCGGGGCCTCGCTTCTGACGGGATCTGCAGTAGCGGTGTCAGGCACCATCGGGTTTGTCGGCCTTGTCATCCCTCACATGGCCCGCATGATATGGGGAGTAGATCATCGCCATCTGCTGCCGCTGTCCACGCTTCTGGGCGGGGTGTTTCTCGTTCTGGTTGATCTCATCGCCCGAACGATCATCGCGCCGACGGAGCTGCCTATCGGTGTCTTGACAGCGATTATCGGAAGTCCGATCTTTGCCTTAATCTTTATTCGCTATCGTCGAAAGAAGGTGACCACATGA
- a CDS encoding ABC transporter substrate-binding protein, with protein sequence MKKFTQIAMMLMLVIAIIAGCSAGNQSTDKKETGANQAKSEFPVTIKDAAGENVKIDKKPKKVVSLIPSNTEVAFALGLDKEIVGVSDFDNYPEAAVKKTKIGGLDFNVEKIVGLKPDLVLAHASSAHTSKQGIDQLKNAGIKVIVINDAQNFTDTYKSIDMIAKATGTQKQGDKIVKSMKDDLSAIKEKAKHVKKEKKVWVEVAPAPEIFTAGKGTFIDEMLNAIHAKNAAGELKGWAKVSEEQPVKYKPDAIVTTYGYYSKKPVEQIMARKAWKDVPAVKNKEIYDVHSDKVTRPGPRLIEGVEELAKAIYPEVYKK encoded by the coding sequence TTGAAGAAGTTTACACAAATTGCGATGATGCTGATGCTCGTGATCGCCATCATTGCCGGTTGTTCGGCTGGAAATCAGTCAACTGACAAAAAGGAAACCGGTGCCAATCAGGCAAAGAGTGAATTCCCCGTAACGATTAAAGATGCGGCGGGTGAGAACGTAAAAATTGATAAGAAACCAAAAAAGGTCGTCTCGCTCATACCGAGTAATACAGAGGTCGCATTTGCACTTGGCTTGGATAAGGAAATTGTCGGCGTTTCTGACTTTGACAACTATCCAGAAGCAGCTGTGAAAAAGACTAAAATCGGCGGATTGGATTTTAACGTGGAAAAGATTGTTGGCTTGAAGCCTGATCTCGTTCTTGCTCATGCCTCCAGTGCGCATACTTCCAAGCAGGGAATTGATCAGCTTAAGAATGCCGGGATCAAAGTAATTGTGATCAATGATGCGCAGAACTTTACGGATACATACAAGTCCATCGACATGATCGCTAAAGCGACGGGCACTCAAAAACAAGGTGACAAGATTGTAAAATCCATGAAGGATGATCTGTCAGCGATCAAGGAAAAAGCAAAACACGTAAAGAAAGAAAAAAAAGTTTGGGTTGAGGTTGCTCCAGCTCCGGAGATTTTTACTGCCGGCAAGGGTACATTCATTGATGAGATGCTGAACGCCATTCATGCCAAAAATGCCGCTGGGGAATTGAAGGGATGGGCAAAGGTATCTGAAGAGCAGCCTGTCAAATACAAACCGGACGCGATCGTCACAACGTACGGCTATTACTCCAAAAAGCCGGTGGAACAGATTATGGCCCGTAAAGCCTGGAAGGACGTTCCTGCGGTAAAAAACAAAGAAATTTATGATGTGCACTCTGATAAGGTGACACGTCCGGGACCGCGATTGATTGAAGGAGTGGAGGAGCTTGCAAAAGCCATCTATCCGGAAGTATACAAAAAGTAA
- a CDS encoding GNAT family N-acetyltransferase, whose product MPKMELEFERLKIREITVNDASVIAQWKSGPLFRKMSTGSMTIINEGNQRQDIEKSLSQMNESYLMIIEKRSSQPVGYVRFNWMGSSQRYGWLRFGLGAEQGKGYMGEALAGIFQHLFQHETYRIDAEVYEYNTRSLKLLKSLGFQKEGVRRQAYFDEDQYFDIHVMGLLKSDWLEVSPQSRASLNIN is encoded by the coding sequence ATGCCGAAAATGGAGCTTGAATTTGAAAGACTGAAGATCAGGGAAATTACGGTGAATGATGCCTCTGTTATCGCACAATGGAAAAGCGGTCCTCTCTTTCGGAAAATGTCTACAGGTTCTATGACCATCATTAATGAAGGCAATCAAAGGCAGGATATTGAGAAAAGCTTAAGCCAGATGAACGAATCTTACTTGATGATTATCGAAAAGAGGAGCTCGCAGCCTGTTGGATACGTCCGTTTCAACTGGATGGGAAGCTCGCAGCGTTATGGCTGGCTTCGGTTCGGACTCGGTGCCGAACAAGGAAAAGGATACATGGGGGAAGCACTGGCAGGCATCTTTCAGCACCTGTTTCAGCATGAGACCTACAGGATTGATGCTGAGGTCTACGAATATAACACAAGAAGCCTGAAGCTCCTGAAGTCCCTGGGGTTTCAAAAGGAAGGCGTCAGAAGGCAAGCCTACTTTGACGAAGATCAGTATTTTGATATACATGTTATGGGCCTGCTCAAGAGCGACTGGCTGGAAGTCAGCCCGCAGTCCCGGGCGTCATTGAACATAAATTAA